In the genome of Leptospira sanjuanensis, one region contains:
- a CDS encoding acyl-CoA thioesterase — protein MKSETSSPIKKDHETQIVVRWDELDPNNHVNNKNFQGYLDEARMRAMRDWGFSMEKLRNEGFGPIILSIQLEFKREIAYPETIRIESDLFLKSPTRAVFKQRIICGSNQALSCNASTDWVILNLNSKRPAKFLEAIGLPQSTLEFFKI, from the coding sequence ATGAAATCGGAAACTTCTTCGCCGATCAAAAAAGATCATGAAACTCAAATCGTGGTTCGTTGGGACGAACTCGATCCGAACAATCACGTGAACAATAAAAACTTCCAAGGATATTTGGACGAAGCTCGCATGAGAGCCATGCGCGATTGGGGTTTTTCGATGGAGAAGCTGCGTAACGAAGGGTTCGGTCCGATCATTCTTTCGATTCAACTTGAGTTTAAACGGGAAATCGCGTATCCCGAAACCATCAGGATCGAATCGGATTTGTTTTTAAAGTCTCCTACCCGCGCGGTCTTCAAGCAGAGAATCATTTGCGGCAGTAATCAAGCGCTTTCCTGCAACGCAAGTACGGATTGGGTGATTCTAAATTTAAACTCGAAACGTCCCGCCAAATTTTTGGAAGCGATCGGGCTTCCGCAATCTACGTTAGAATTTTTTAAAATTTAG
- a CDS encoding TetR/AcrR family transcriptional regulator — protein MKLSAADSAIKRKTILEAGIRLIRQNGPDGIGIQEIADEAEIPKGSFYNYFSSKDRFLIEALEDYTQNAISWNDQTLQKAGRGRSALFSLYQEKVKLEKHFLKDGLSCLINVLSQHSSGKKPELRKELARSLEAIANAILDSLQVSADDSTADKILLLIRTVEASWRGAMLLARATGDESYLENFLSVHRNLVLGKEL, from the coding sequence ATGAAACTCTCCGCAGCAGATTCCGCAATCAAACGAAAGACGATCCTCGAAGCGGGAATTCGTCTCATCCGACAAAACGGTCCGGATGGAATCGGAATTCAAGAAATCGCAGACGAAGCCGAAATCCCCAAGGGTTCCTTTTACAATTATTTCTCTTCCAAAGATCGATTTTTAATCGAAGCCTTGGAAGATTATACACAAAACGCAATCTCCTGGAACGATCAAACCCTGCAAAAGGCGGGTCGCGGAAGGTCCGCCCTCTTCTCTCTTTACCAAGAAAAAGTGAAGCTCGAAAAACATTTCTTAAAGGACGGGCTTTCCTGTTTGATCAATGTTTTATCCCAACATTCTTCCGGAAAAAAGCCGGAACTGAGAAAGGAACTCGCTCGTTCTTTGGAAGCGATCGCAAATGCGATCCTCGATTCTTTGCAAGTTTCTGCGGACGACTCGACCGCGGACAAAATTCTCCTGCTGATCCGAACCGTGGAAGCGTCCTGGAGAGGAGCGATGCTTTTGGCAAGGGCCACAGGAGATGAATCGTATCTCGAAAACTTCTTAAGTGTTCATCGAAATCTCGTTTTAGGAAAGGAACTATGA
- a CDS encoding ArsR/SmtB family transcription factor, with protein METLEARVFSGSSPKQILSALKALSDETRVRILHILSLSPLNVQEITEVLRMGQSRVSRHLKILTDAGFLIPEREGSWVYYRIPEEKKEPDFASEVTELLLSYKDDLPFRTPDQLQISEILSRRDQKNTFYFNNVAQDWESIQKDVLDPALYRKKILSYLPNASSVIYDLGCGPGGLIPYLLTKSDQVIGVDSSPKMVEEAQVAFAGNSHVSLIHSQLENVASSATQEADAVVASMVLHHLSNPPAVIREIYKILKPGGVFCLVDLKKHNQEFMRDNFSDLWLGFDYSLLQDWLELSGFTIMAHEEFDTGNVFKILIIQATKKED; from the coding sequence ATGGAGACTTTAGAAGCCAGAGTTTTTTCGGGAAGCAGCCCGAAACAGATTCTCTCCGCGCTCAAAGCGCTCTCGGACGAAACGAGAGTCCGAATTCTCCATATCCTATCGCTATCTCCATTGAACGTACAAGAAATCACGGAAGTTTTGAGAATGGGCCAGTCACGCGTCTCCCGACATCTCAAAATCTTAACCGACGCAGGTTTTCTAATTCCGGAACGGGAAGGTTCCTGGGTTTATTACCGGATTCCGGAAGAAAAAAAAGAACCTGATTTCGCCTCGGAAGTCACCGAACTTCTTCTTTCCTATAAGGACGATCTTCCGTTTCGAACTCCGGATCAACTTCAGATTTCGGAAATCCTTTCCAGAAGGGATCAAAAAAACACATTCTATTTCAATAATGTAGCGCAGGATTGGGAATCCATTCAGAAGGATGTACTCGATCCCGCCTTGTATCGCAAAAAAATTCTTTCCTATCTGCCTAACGCGTCTTCCGTGATTTACGATCTAGGTTGCGGACCGGGCGGTTTGATTCCGTATCTTCTTACCAAATCCGATCAAGTTATCGGAGTGGATTCTTCCCCGAAAATGGTGGAAGAAGCGCAGGTCGCGTTCGCCGGAAATTCACACGTATCTCTAATTCATTCTCAACTGGAGAATGTGGCTTCTTCTGCGACTCAGGAAGCGGACGCCGTGGTCGCTTCGATGGTGCTTCATCACCTTTCCAATCCTCCGGCGGTTATTCGCGAAATTTATAAAATTCTAAAGCCCGGCGGCGTGTTCTGTCTTGTGGATTTGAAAAAACACAATCAGGAATTCATGCGGGATAATTTCTCCGATCTTTGGTTGGGCTTCGATTATTCTCTTCTTCAGGATTGGCTGGAACTTTCGGGCTTCACCATTATGGCGCACGAAGAATTCGATACGGGTAACGTTTTCAAAATTTTGATCATTCAAGCAACGAAAAAGGAGGACTAG
- a CDS encoding indolepyruvate ferredoxin oxidoreductase subunit alpha encodes MAYVVAEPCRHCKYTYCAAVCPVEAFREGSDCLYIDPSVCIDCNKCRPECPVEAIYPDYEVPSVWHGWIAENAVQSKHSPVITDVKVPLKKEGCINPEY; translated from the coding sequence ATGGCCTATGTAGTCGCGGAACCCTGCAGGCATTGTAAATACACATACTGTGCCGCGGTTTGTCCCGTGGAGGCCTTTCGGGAAGGAAGCGATTGTCTTTACATCGACCCTTCCGTCTGCATCGATTGCAACAAATGCAGGCCGGAATGTCCGGTGGAAGCGATCTACCCGGACTACGAAGTTCCTTCCGTGTGGCACGGATGGATCGCGGAGAATGCGGTACAATCGAAACATTCTCCCGTGATTACGGATGTGAAAGTTCCTTTGAAAAAAGAGGGATGTATCAATCCGGAATATTAG
- the metH gene encoding methionine synthase, whose translation MTYKVQNYTNPSSKELLSLLEKQILVIDGAMGTMIQRFSLQEDDFRGEILKNHSHPLKGNNELLCLTRPDVIEAIHLKFLEAGANILETNTFSSNQISQGDYKTEFLVADLNKAAVVCARNAIAKFQKTNPNQPCFLAGAIGPTTKTATLSPDVNNPAFRAVTFDDLVATFYEQTRALVEAGVDLLLPETNIDTLNLKAAIFAIEQVFEDLQVRIPVCLSVTITDASGRTLSGQTVEAFYNSIAHCNPLSVGINCALGADEMRPYIEELARVSSCYISCYPNAGLPNAFGGYDQTPEEFGKYIQEFASSGWLNIAGGCCGTTPEHIGAAAKAVHGKKPRILPQIPEVTRLSGLEPLNITPDKGFLLVGERTNVTGSPKFKKLIIEGNFEEAVSVALQQVEAGANIIDINFDEALLDGEASMRHFLNLIAGEPDIAKVPFMIDSSKWSVLEEGLKCIQGKPIVNSISLKEGEEKFLEYARKIRRYGASAIVMAFDEQGQAATKDDKVRICKRAYDLLVTKANFSPTDIIFDPNILTVATGIEEHNNYAMDFIEAVREIKKVCPGAKVSGGLSNVSFSFRGNNPVREAMHSVFLYYAIQAGMDMAIVNAGMLAVYEEIPKDLLEYVEDVILNRRPDATERLVEFAESIKAGGADKSEKKEEAWREGTSVEERLSHALVKGIVEYIDQDTEEARVKYGRPLTVIEGPLMDGMKIVGELFGAGKMFLPQVVKSARVMKKSVAYLLPFMEEEKNQSSEATARPKFLIATVKGDVHDIGKNIVGVVLACNNYEVIDLGVMVPSDKILEEAKKHNVSIIGLSGLITPSLDEMVHVASEMKRTGFEVPLLIGGATTSSAHTAVKIAPAYDQPVVHVVDASRVVNVVNQLLHPDLNEAYTQKVKEDQKAARENYFNTRAERKLISLEQARENRHPIDWATTPIDRPAFTGVRVFDEEVSLETLIPFIDWTPFFTAWELKGRYPAILESETTGKQARELFADAQKLMKKIVDGKLFKTKGVIGIFPANAVGDDIEVYEDEKRSKLLTVFHTLRQQIQKEDATEPNYCLADYIAPKESGRIDYIGGFAVTAGHGVEEFAKDFENHQDDYNSIMAKALGDRFAEAFAEYMHYKVRKEYWGYDKNENLSPEDLIRERYRGIRPAAGYPASPDHTEKRVLFDLLQAEKNTGITLTEHFAMWPASSVSGLYFAHPESKYFAVAKINRDQIEEYAERKGMRVEEVERWLAPNLAYDPLAVSVAK comes from the coding sequence ATGACTTATAAAGTTCAGAACTATACGAATCCCTCCTCCAAGGAACTGCTCTCCCTTCTCGAAAAACAAATTCTCGTAATCGACGGCGCGATGGGAACGATGATCCAAAGATTTTCCCTTCAAGAAGACGACTTTAGGGGAGAAATTCTCAAGAACCACTCGCATCCGTTGAAGGGAAACAACGAACTTCTTTGTTTGACGAGACCGGACGTGATCGAAGCGATTCACTTGAAGTTTTTGGAAGCGGGCGCAAACATTCTCGAAACGAACACGTTCAGCTCGAATCAAATCTCGCAAGGCGACTATAAAACCGAGTTTTTGGTGGCGGACTTGAATAAGGCCGCGGTTGTTTGCGCGCGCAATGCGATCGCGAAATTTCAAAAGACGAATCCCAACCAACCTTGTTTCTTGGCGGGGGCGATCGGACCGACTACAAAGACCGCGACACTTTCTCCGGATGTGAATAATCCCGCGTTTCGCGCGGTGACATTCGACGATCTCGTCGCTACTTTTTACGAACAAACGCGCGCTCTTGTGGAAGCGGGAGTCGATCTTCTTCTTCCCGAAACGAACATCGACACTCTCAACTTGAAGGCCGCGATATTTGCGATCGAACAAGTATTCGAAGATTTGCAAGTTCGAATTCCGGTCTGTTTGTCCGTAACGATCACGGACGCTTCGGGTAGAACCCTTTCCGGTCAAACGGTCGAAGCGTTCTACAACTCGATCGCGCATTGTAATCCTCTTTCGGTCGGAATCAACTGCGCGCTCGGCGCCGACGAAATGCGTCCATATATCGAAGAACTCGCGAGAGTTTCCTCCTGTTACATCAGCTGTTATCCGAACGCTGGATTGCCGAACGCATTCGGCGGTTACGATCAAACTCCGGAAGAATTCGGAAAATACATTCAAGAATTTGCAAGTTCCGGCTGGCTGAATATCGCGGGCGGCTGTTGCGGAACGACGCCCGAACATATCGGGGCGGCCGCAAAAGCGGTTCACGGGAAGAAGCCGAGAATTCTTCCGCAGATTCCCGAAGTCACCCGATTGTCCGGTCTCGAACCGTTGAATATCACTCCGGACAAAGGATTTTTACTCGTAGGCGAAAGAACGAACGTAACCGGATCTCCGAAATTCAAAAAACTCATCATCGAAGGAAACTTCGAAGAGGCGGTTTCCGTCGCGTTACAACAGGTGGAAGCGGGCGCGAACATCATCGATATCAACTTCGACGAAGCGTTGTTAGACGGAGAGGCTTCGATGAGACATTTCTTGAATCTCATCGCGGGCGAACCGGATATCGCGAAAGTTCCGTTTATGATCGATTCTTCCAAGTGGAGCGTGCTCGAAGAAGGGTTGAAGTGCATTCAAGGGAAGCCGATCGTAAACTCGATCTCCCTCAAGGAAGGAGAGGAGAAGTTTCTGGAATACGCAAGAAAGATCCGAAGATACGGAGCTTCCGCGATCGTGATGGCGTTCGACGAACAAGGCCAGGCGGCAACCAAAGACGATAAGGTCCGTATCTGCAAACGCGCCTATGATCTTCTCGTTACAAAGGCGAACTTCAGTCCGACTGACATCATCTTCGATCCGAATATTCTTACGGTCGCAACGGGAATCGAAGAACACAACAACTACGCGATGGATTTTATCGAAGCCGTCCGCGAGATCAAAAAAGTCTGTCCCGGCGCAAAAGTATCGGGCGGTTTGTCCAACGTGTCCTTTTCGTTTCGCGGAAACAATCCCGTACGGGAAGCGATGCACTCTGTATTCTTATACTATGCGATTCAAGCGGGAATGGACATGGCGATCGTAAACGCGGGAATGCTGGCGGTCTACGAAGAGATCCCCAAGGATCTATTGGAATATGTCGAAGACGTAATCTTGAATAGAAGACCGGACGCGACCGAGCGTCTTGTTGAATTTGCCGAAAGCATCAAAGCGGGAGGCGCAGACAAGTCCGAGAAAAAAGAAGAGGCTTGGAGAGAAGGGACCTCCGTCGAGGAGCGACTTTCCCACGCTCTCGTCAAAGGGATCGTGGAATACATCGATCAAGATACGGAAGAAGCGCGCGTGAAATACGGGCGTCCGTTAACCGTCATCGAAGGTCCGTTGATGGACGGGATGAAGATCGTGGGCGAATTGTTCGGCGCGGGAAAGATGTTTCTGCCTCAGGTCGTAAAAAGCGCGCGCGTGATGAAAAAATCCGTAGCTTATCTGCTTCCTTTTATGGAAGAGGAAAAGAACCAATCGTCGGAGGCTACAGCGCGTCCTAAGTTTTTGATCGCTACGGTCAAAGGAGACGTTCACGATATCGGCAAGAACATTGTGGGCGTCGTTCTTGCCTGCAACAACTACGAGGTCATCGATCTCGGTGTGATGGTTCCTTCCGATAAGATTCTCGAAGAGGCAAAGAAGCATAACGTAAGCATCATCGGTCTTTCGGGACTTATCACTCCGTCTCTCGACGAAATGGTCCACGTAGCGTCCGAAATGAAACGCACCGGATTCGAAGTTCCTCTGTTGATCGGAGGCGCAACCACGAGCTCCGCGCATACGGCCGTTAAGATCGCGCCTGCATACGATCAACCGGTTGTTCACGTTGTGGATGCTTCTCGCGTCGTGAACGTGGTCAACCAGCTTCTCCATCCGGACTTGAACGAAGCTTATACGCAAAAAGTAAAAGAAGATCAAAAAGCGGCACGGGAGAATTACTTCAATACCAGAGCCGAAAGAAAGTTGATTTCTTTGGAACAAGCCAGAGAAAATCGCCATCCCATCGATTGGGCGACGACTCCGATCGACAGACCCGCGTTCACAGGAGTTCGCGTCTTTGACGAAGAAGTTTCTTTGGAAACGTTGATCCCTTTTATCGACTGGACTCCGTTCTTTACCGCATGGGAACTGAAAGGAAGATACCCCGCGATTCTAGAAAGCGAAACGACCGGAAAACAAGCGAGAGAACTTTTCGCGGACGCTCAAAAACTCATGAAGAAGATCGTGGACGGAAAACTTTTTAAAACCAAGGGAGTGATCGGAATCTTCCCCGCGAACGCTGTCGGAGACGATATCGAAGTCTACGAAGACGAAAAACGTTCCAAACTTCTCACCGTATTCCATACTCTGCGTCAGCAGATTCAGAAAGAGGACGCTACGGAACCTAACTACTGTTTGGCGGATTATATCGCTCCGAAAGAATCGGGAAGAATCGACTATATCGGAGGATTTGCGGTGACCGCGGGACACGGAGTCGAGGAATTCGCGAAAGATTTCGAAAACCACCAAGACGACTACAATTCGATCATGGCGAAGGCGTTAGGCGATCGATTTGCGGAAGCATTTGCGGAATACATGCACTATAAAGTCCGGAAAGAATACTGGGGATACGATAAGAACGAGAATCTTTCTCCGGAGGATTTGATCCGCGAGCGATACAGAGGAATTCGCCCGGCGGCGGGATACCCCGCTTCTCCCGATCATACCGAAAAACGGGTTCTATTCGATTTATTACAAGCGGAGAAAAACACGGGAATCACGCTTACGGAACATTTCGCGATGTGGCCCGCAAGTTCGGTCAGCGGATTGTATTTCGCACATCCGGAGTCCAAGTATTTTGCCGTCGCAAAGATCAATCGCGATCAGATCGAGGAATACGCGGAAAGAAAAGGGATGAGAGTGGAAGAGGTGGAACGTTGGCTTGCGCCGAACCTCGCGTACGATCCTCTCGCGGTTTCCGTTGCGAAATAG
- the ahcY gene encoding adenosylhomocysteinase codes for MSATTQEKGLSYKVKDLSQAEWGRQEIILAEKEMPGLMALRQEYKGKKPLAGARIAGSLHMTIQTAVLIETLTELGAEVRWSSCNIFSTQDHAAAAIAKAGIPVFAWKGETEEEYWWCIEQTIFFGEKGPNMILDDGGDLTAYIHEKYPQLLSEIRGISEETTTGVKSLYKLLKKGELKVPAFNVNDSVTKSKFDNLYGCRESLADGIKRATDVMLAGKVALVCGFGDVGKGSAASLRNFGARVIVTEIDPICALQASMEGYQVLRVEDIIEQVDIVVTATGNDDIITLEHMKAMKDGAILCNIGHFDTEIQMSRLNGEKGVTKKEIKPQVDKYTFPDGKSIIVLAEGRLVNLGCATGHPSFVMSCSFTNQVLAQIELYNNKYELGVYTLPKHLDEKVAALHLEQLGVRLTKLNQKQADYLGVPVDGPFKPEHYRY; via the coding sequence ATGTCCGCAACAACACAGGAAAAAGGCTTAAGCTATAAAGTAAAAGATCTCTCCCAGGCAGAGTGGGGAAGACAAGAGATCATTCTGGCCGAAAAAGAAATGCCGGGTCTTATGGCTTTAAGACAAGAATACAAAGGTAAAAAACCTTTGGCAGGTGCGAGAATCGCTGGTTCTCTTCACATGACGATTCAGACCGCCGTTCTGATCGAAACCCTGACGGAATTGGGAGCGGAGGTTCGCTGGTCGTCTTGCAATATCTTCTCCACCCAAGATCACGCAGCGGCTGCGATCGCAAAAGCGGGTATTCCCGTTTTCGCATGGAAAGGTGAAACGGAAGAAGAATACTGGTGGTGTATCGAGCAGACAATTTTCTTCGGAGAAAAAGGACCGAACATGATCCTCGACGACGGGGGAGATCTCACCGCTTACATCCACGAGAAATATCCTCAATTGTTAAGCGAAATCCGCGGTATCTCCGAAGAGACCACCACGGGAGTTAAGAGTCTTTACAAACTTCTTAAGAAAGGAGAATTGAAGGTTCCCGCGTTTAACGTAAACGACTCCGTTACGAAATCCAAGTTCGACAACCTCTACGGTTGCCGCGAGTCTCTTGCGGACGGAATCAAAAGAGCGACCGACGTGATGCTCGCCGGTAAAGTGGCTCTCGTTTGCGGTTTTGGGGACGTTGGTAAAGGATCCGCAGCTTCTCTTCGTAACTTCGGCGCGCGAGTGATCGTAACCGAAATCGATCCGATCTGCGCTCTTCAAGCTTCTATGGAAGGTTATCAAGTTCTTCGTGTGGAGGACATCATCGAACAAGTGGACATCGTTGTAACCGCAACCGGTAACGACGACATCATCACTCTCGAACACATGAAAGCGATGAAAGACGGAGCGATTCTCTGTAACATCGGACACTTCGACACAGAAATCCAAATGTCCAGACTGAACGGCGAAAAAGGCGTAACCAAAAAGGAAATCAAACCTCAGGTCGATAAATACACTTTCCCGGACGGTAAATCCATCATCGTTCTCGCGGAAGGACGTCTTGTAAACCTCGGTTGTGCAACCGGTCACCCTTCTTTCGTGATGTCTTGTTCTTTCACGAATCAGGTATTGGCTCAGATCGAACTTTATAACAACAAATACGAGTTGGGAGTCTACACTCTTCCGAAACATTTGGACGAGAAAGTTGCCGCTCTTCACCTCGAACAGTTGGGAGTTCGTTTAACAAAACTGAACCAAAAACAAGCCGACTATTTGGGAGTTCCGGTCGACGGACCTTTCAAACCGGAGCACTACAGATACTAA